The Metabacillus sp. B2-18 genome has a window encoding:
- a CDS encoding Abi family protein, with amino-acid sequence MNSDNDYMKIKPPTTYREQVEIFQKRNLHIENSEFAEKYLQRVNYYRLSAYAITFKDPLCKEHYTENSTFEKLTSLYEFDRRLRLLLLGVLETIEISFRTHISYEIAHKFGPLGYKDKENFIKEKYHKESLDELENLISRSRKGELFIEHHFKKYNGNIPIWAAIEVTSFGYISKLYRNLNEDLKRHIAKVYYNIPYLYLESWLQTLSNVRNVCAHYGRLYNKKLTFRPRLFKEDLKRFNNQKIYAAIYIIQRLLTREESRRFIIDLEALILEYDENIDFLHIGFPTNWKENLIHQE; translated from the coding sequence GTGAATTCTGATAACGATTATATGAAAATTAAACCACCTACTACATATAGAGAGCAAGTAGAAATTTTCCAAAAGAGAAACTTACATATAGAAAATTCAGAATTCGCTGAAAAATATTTACAAAGAGTTAATTACTACAGGTTAAGCGCATATGCAATAACATTCAAAGATCCTTTATGTAAGGAACACTATACAGAAAACTCAACGTTTGAAAAATTAACTTCGTTATATGAATTTGATCGAAGATTACGCCTTTTACTATTAGGAGTTCTAGAAACAATAGAAATATCTTTTCGCACTCATATTTCATATGAGATTGCTCATAAATTTGGTCCACTTGGGTATAAAGATAAAGAGAATTTCATTAAAGAAAAATATCATAAAGAATCCTTAGATGAATTAGAAAATCTAATAAGTAGAAGTCGCAAAGGTGAGCTCTTTATTGAGCACCATTTTAAAAAATATAATGGTAATATTCCTATATGGGCAGCTATAGAAGTTACATCATTTGGTTATATTTCTAAGCTTTATCGTAATTTAAATGAAGACTTAAAAAGGCATATAGCTAAAGTATACTATAATATCCCTTATCTATATTTAGAGAGTTGGTTACAAACACTCTCAAATGTACGAAATGTTTGTGCGCATTATGGACGACTTTATAATAAGAAGCTGACGTTTAGACCACGTTTATTTAAAGAAGATTTAAAAAGGTTTAATAATCAGAAAATATATGCTGCTATTTACATTATTCAAAGATTACTAACAAGAGAAGAGAGTCGGAGATTTATAATTGATTTAGAGGCATTAATCTTGGAGTACGATGAAAACATAGACTTCCTTCATATTGGTTTTCCTACTAATTGGAAAGAGAACTTAATACATCAAGAATGA
- a CDS encoding peroxiredoxin family protein, which produces MINNINKSRVKGKNKGIFFVIGFIVLIFILLFLIQMLNEKEKNTSGLQPGTKAPEFKLQSTQGDIALKDFKDKNVVLYFYEGNNCQACIDQLEELNNNLDKFEKLNAVVVAAVTDPLKYSQEVADEKDIKIPIMYDPNHQLGDKYGVYNVPGGMDMGPVDTHSVFVIDKDGSVKWKEISVDDMYVPLKSILNELENL; this is translated from the coding sequence ATGATAAATAATATTAATAAAAGCCGAGTAAAAGGTAAAAATAAGGGGATTTTCTTCGTTATTGGTTTTATAGTCCTTATATTCATTCTGTTATTTTTAATACAAATGTTAAATGAAAAGGAAAAAAACACAAGCGGATTACAGCCAGGCACAAAGGCACCAGAATTTAAACTTCAATCAACTCAAGGTGACATTGCCCTAAAGGATTTTAAAGATAAAAATGTTGTTCTTTATTTTTATGAAGGAAACAATTGTCAGGCCTGTATTGATCAACTTGAAGAACTTAACAATAACCTTGATAAATTTGAAAAACTAAATGCAGTTGTAGTTGCTGCTGTTACTGACCCATTGAAATATTCGCAAGAGGTTGCAGATGAAAAAGATATAAAAATCCCAATCATGTATGACCCAAACCACCAATTAGGAGATAAGTATGGTGTTTATAATGTACCAGGAGGAATGGACATGGGCCCAGTAGATACTCATTCTGTTTTTGTTATTGATAAAGATGGGAGTGTAAAGTGGAAAGAAATATCGGTGGATGATATGTATGTTCCTCTTAAGTCGATATTAAATGAGTTGGAAAATCTATGA
- a CDS encoding RnfABCDGE type electron transport complex subunit D, protein MKFGRDPRISQIIILSIFSWIGLNYLEFRVTTIQIIAAILTSVVLEILFTYAKTKKIVAPYSAIITGLSTGLLLRADSIVPFVLTIFVAITSKHFLKYKGSHIFNPSNIGIVVISFAFPITVATAPLQWGFFWALLFIIATAGTYMVYKVKRFSTIVSFLGMFFLAGIVRMIIWDKTFTSIFNEFMWGGLLIFTFFMITDPKTSPKSVKGQMLFGVLIAILGQAMIQMQIHGALFVSLFIICLARILFKIWQERIKVKTREHLAT, encoded by the coding sequence ATGAAATTTGGTCGTGATCCAAGAATATCCCAAATTATTATTTTATCTATATTTTCGTGGATTGGATTAAATTATTTAGAATTTAGAGTAACAACAATACAGATCATCGCAGCCATTTTAACAAGTGTTGTGTTAGAGATTTTATTTACTTATGCAAAAACAAAAAAAATAGTTGCCCCATATAGTGCAATAATTACTGGGTTAAGTACAGGGTTATTATTGCGTGCTGATTCAATTGTTCCATTTGTATTAACAATATTCGTTGCTATAACCTCAAAGCATTTTCTGAAATATAAGGGCAGTCACATATTTAACCCTTCCAACATCGGTATTGTAGTTATTTCATTTGCTTTCCCAATTACTGTCGCAACCGCGCCGCTACAATGGGGATTTTTTTGGGCACTATTATTTATAATTGCAACCGCTGGTACTTATATGGTGTATAAAGTTAAGAGGTTTTCAACAATTGTTTCTTTTCTAGGTATGTTTTTCTTAGCAGGAATTGTTCGAATGATTATTTGGGACAAAACATTTACTTCTATTTTTAATGAGTTTATGTGGGGTGGACTATTAATCTTTACATTCTTTATGATCACTGATCCAAAAACATCGCCAAAAAGTGTTAAAGGACAGATGCTTTTTGGAGTTCTTATTGCAATTCTTGGGCAAGCGATGATCCAAATGCAAATTCATGGGGCATTATTCGTAAGTCTATTTATCATTTGCTTGGCAAGAATATTATTTAAAATTTGGCAAGAAAGAATAAAAGTGAAAACAAGAGAACATTTGGCAACATAG
- a CDS encoding PIN/TRAM domain-containing protein, whose protein sequence is MLKRIFKLFIIVVGGTIGIFLIPDLITAMTGGIMPLWMSYLIGFIILFFTIFWLINSGLNMIHWMEEKLLKVPITNVLFGSFGLILGLVVAFLITSPLKAMSIELVNTVFPISLTILFGYLGYQVGSKKRNDLVNLFLSISNQGEAKNTKVNLESVKELESKLKILDTSVILDGRIEEICKTGFLEGTLLIPQFVLEEVQHIADSSDVIKRNRGRRSLDTLNKIQKEPDIKVEIYEGDFNGIQEVDKFVEIAKLLNGSVVTNDTNLNKICNLHDVKVLSINDLAEALKPVVLPGEKINVQVIKDGKDDKQAIAYLDDGTMIVVEQGRDYLGEYIDVLVTRILQTSAGRMIFAKPII, encoded by the coding sequence ATGTTAAAAAGGATTTTTAAATTATTTATTATTGTTGTGGGTGGAACAATTGGGATATTTCTTATTCCGGATCTCATAACCGCTATGACAGGTGGGATAATGCCCTTATGGATGAGTTATTTAATAGGATTTATTATATTATTCTTTACGATATTTTGGTTGATTAATTCGGGTCTTAACATGATACATTGGATGGAGGAAAAACTATTAAAGGTACCCATAACGAATGTTTTATTTGGAAGCTTCGGTCTTATTTTAGGATTAGTTGTAGCATTCTTAATTACGAGTCCCTTGAAGGCAATGAGTATAGAGTTAGTTAATACAGTTTTTCCAATATCTCTTACTATTTTGTTTGGATATTTAGGATATCAAGTAGGGTCTAAGAAAAGAAATGACCTTGTAAATTTATTTTTATCTATTTCGAATCAAGGTGAAGCTAAAAATACGAAAGTAAATCTGGAAAGTGTAAAGGAACTTGAAAGTAAATTAAAAATTCTAGATACAAGTGTAATCTTAGATGGTCGAATTGAAGAAATATGCAAAACGGGTTTTTTAGAGGGGACATTATTAATCCCACAATTTGTTTTAGAAGAAGTACAACATATAGCAGATTCTTCTGATGTTATAAAAAGAAATCGTGGAAGAAGAAGTCTTGACACTTTGAATAAGATCCAAAAAGAGCCGGATATAAAAGTTGAAATTTATGAAGGTGACTTCAATGGGATACAGGAAGTAGATAAGTTTGTGGAGATTGCAAAGTTACTAAACGGTAGTGTCGTTACAAATGACACAAATTTGAACAAAATATGTAATTTACATGATGTTAAGGTTTTAAGCATCAATGACCTAGCTGAAGCTTTAAAACCAGTTGTCTTACCAGGAGAGAAAATCAATGTCCAAGTAATCAAAGACGGAAAAGATGATAAACAAGCAATTGCCTATTTAGACGATGGTACAATGATTGTGGTAGAACAAGGAAGGGATTATTTAGGTGAATATATTGATGTCTTGGTAACTAGGATTTTACAAACCTCAGCAGGAAGAATGATTTTTGCTAAACCAATAATTTAA
- a CDS encoding Na+/H+ antiporter NhaC family protein: MGSTGVNVAPIAIPLAVTTGGSVPLAVAAVFSGETFGDVTSPVSGMTAMSAGAAQADHMKYVKAMTPYNILAAVLAAGLFLIIPYFIS; encoded by the coding sequence TTGGGGAGCACGGGCGTTAATGTTGCCCCAATTGCAATCCCTTTAGCTGTAACAACTGGAGGGAGTGTTCCTCTTGCTGTAGCTGCTGTTTTTTCAGGAGAGACTTTTGGAGATGTCACTTCTCCCGTATCCGGTATGACTGCAATGTCTGCGGGCGCCGCACAGGCAGACCATATGAAATACGTTAAGGCAATGACTCCCTACAATATATTAGCGGCAGTATTAGCTGCAGGATTGTTTTTAATAATTCCTTATTTTATTTCTTAA
- a CDS encoding Na+/H+ antiporter NhaC family protein, whose amino-acid sequence MKPLADRFSVSRQRLAYMLNNSASPVIVFTPVATTYIGYIIGVIRIGMGAAGIEGSAMQLFLSSLPFQFFSFTSVTIALLSVFIGWNFGSMQELIQSTQGSKKGTTFKQPAHAMEMSEELGNTDKAGTAKDQMGVTTKGKMEEMDMDMGLGKPALKPRLFNLLVPILMLIPLSFFLMWWKDLGLTDLIRTTLGGTLTPVWVPVLIFIVSGAVTYFIGSSWGARALMLPQLQSL is encoded by the coding sequence ATGAAGCCGCTAGCTGATCGTTTTTCAGTTTCACGTCAAAGATTAGCCTACATGTTAAATAATTCTGCTAGTCCAGTCATTGTATTTACTCCGGTTGCGACTACTTATATTGGCTACATTATTGGAGTAATAAGAATAGGAATGGGTGCGGCTGGAATAGAAGGTTCAGCTATGCAACTCTTTTTGTCCAGTTTACCCTTTCAATTTTTTAGTTTTACATCGGTTACAATTGCCTTGTTATCTGTGTTTATAGGCTGGAATTTTGGAAGCATGCAGGAATTAATTCAATCTACCCAAGGTTCAAAAAAGGGAACTACCTTCAAACAACCTGCACATGCTATGGAAATGTCTGAAGAACTTGGAAATACAGATAAGGCGGGTACAGCCAAAGACCAAATGGGTGTGACCACAAAAGGAAAGATGGAAGAAATGGATATGGATATGGGCTTAGGCAAGCCTGCTTTGAAACCAAGACTGTTTAATCTTTTAGTCCCTATCCTGATGCTAATTCCTTTAAGCTTTTTCCTCATGTGGTGGAAGGATCTCGGTTTAACCGACCTTATTCGAACAACTTTAGGCGGAACACTAACACCAGTATGGGTTCCTGTTCTTATTTTTATCGTTTCAGGAGCTGTTACTTATTTTATAGGGTCGTCTTGGGGAGCACGGGCGTTAATGTTGCCCCAATTGCAATCCCTTTAG
- a CDS encoding helix-turn-helix domain-containing protein encodes MAKKEGKFKGRLKKYHKKHAGMNYAVKLYKEGNVTVNQICEITNISRASLYRKLSDEKKSFLISIKGSQ; translated from the coding sequence TTGGCTAAGAAAGAAGGGAAATTTAAAGGTCGGTTAAAGAAGTATCATAAAAAGCACGCAGGAATGAATTATGCAGTTAAGCTATATAAAGAAGGAAATGTGACCGTAAATCAAATTTGTGAAATCACAAATATATCTAGAGCTTCATTATATAGAAAGCTATCGGATGAGAAAAAATCATTTCTTATTTCAATTAAGGGTAGCCAGTAA
- the merR gene encoding Hg(II)-responsive transcriptional regulator, which produces MSYRISEFADKCGINKETIRYYEKKRLLQEPSKTTAGYRIYSDDDVKRVGFIKRMQELGFSLSEIYKLLGVVDKDEIRCEDMFEFVSKKEMEVQKQIEDLKRIDRMLKDLKQRCPDEKRLHACPIIETLIEEE; this is translated from the coding sequence TTGAGCTATCGCATTAGTGAATTTGCAGACAAATGTGGGATAAATAAAGAGACGATTAGATATTACGAAAAAAAGAGATTGTTACAAGAACCATCAAAAACGACTGCTGGTTATCGCATATATTCAGATGATGATGTGAAGCGTGTAGGCTTTATTAAACGAATGCAAGAGCTTGGTTTTTCTTTAAGTGAAATTTATAAATTATTAGGTGTTGTAGATAAAGATGAAATTCGCTGCGAAGATATGTTTGAATTTGTATCAAAAAAAGAAATGGAAGTTCAAAAGCAAATAGAGGACTTAAAACGAATTGATCGTATGTTGAAAGATTTAAAACAACGATGTCCAGATGAAAAAAGGTTACATGCGTGTCCGATAATTGAAACCTTGATTGAGGAAGAGTGA
- the merF gene encoding mercury resistance system transport protein MerF, which translates to MKHKKTFIAGLIGTFVVLLCCATPILVILLGAIGLGAITGYLDYVLIPVVVVFLGLTLYAYSKYEHLNKNREM; encoded by the coding sequence ATGAAACATAAAAAGACCTTTATTGCAGGATTGATAGGTACATTTGTTGTTTTGTTATGTTGTGCTACACCTATATTAGTTATTTTATTAGGTGCTATTGGTTTAGGGGCGATAACAGGCTATTTAGATTATGTTTTGATTCCTGTTGTAGTCGTTTTTCTTGGTTTAACCCTTTATGCTTATTCTAAATATGAACACTTAAATAAAAATAGGGAGATGTAA
- the merA gene encoding mercury(II) reductase, with protein sequence MNKYKISIQGMTCTGCEEHVAVALENIGAKNIEASFRRGEAVFELPDDIGVESAKKAINEAKYQPEEIEEVQSKEKMVLGDEGDYDLLIIGSGGAAFSAAIKSVEYGAKVAMVERGRVGGTCVNIGCVPSKTLLRAGEINHLAKVNPFIGLETSAGEVELAPLIKQKDELVSELRNQKYVDLISEYDFDLIEGEAKFVNGNTVEVNGKKLSAKLFLIATGASPSLPPISGLEEVDYLTSTTLLELKKVPKRLTVIGSGYIGMELGQLFHNLGSEVTLMQRSERLLKEYDPEISEAIEKALIAQGINLVKGATFERVEQGGEIKKVHVTVDGKKKVVESEQLLVATGRKPNTDSLNLIAAGVEVGKRKEILINDYARTSNEKIYAAGDVTLGPQFVYVAANEGGIVADNAIGGLNEKLDLSVVPGVTFTNPSIATVGLTEEQAKEKGYEVKTSVLPLDAVPRAIVNRGTTGVFKLVADAKTLKVLGVHIVSENAGEVIYAATLAVKFGLTVENLKDSLAPYLTMAEGLKLAALTFDKDVSKLSCCAG encoded by the coding sequence ATGAATAAATATAAGATCAGTATCCAAGGAATGACATGTACGGGTTGTGAAGAACATGTAGCTGTAGCACTTGAAAATATAGGTGCTAAGAACATTGAAGCTAGTTTTCGTCGTGGTGAAGCAGTATTTGAATTACCTGATGATATTGGGGTGGAAAGCGCAAAAAAGGCAATTAATGAAGCAAAATATCAACCTGAAGAAATAGAAGAAGTACAATCTAAAGAAAAAATGGTTTTAGGTGATGAGGGAGACTATGACTTACTTATCATTGGTTCTGGTGGAGCTGCTTTTTCGGCTGCGATTAAATCAGTTGAATACGGGGCAAAAGTAGCTATGGTCGAGCGCGGGAGGGTTGGGGGAACATGTGTCAATATTGGTTGTGTGCCGTCAAAGACACTTCTTCGTGCTGGGGAAATCAATCATTTAGCAAAAGTAAATCCATTTATAGGTTTGGAAACATCTGCTGGAGAAGTGGAATTAGCACCTTTAATCAAGCAGAAAGATGAGTTAGTTAGTGAGCTTCGGAATCAAAAATATGTGGATTTAATTAGTGAATATGACTTTGATTTAATTGAAGGTGAAGCAAAATTTGTTAATGGAAATACCGTTGAAGTTAACGGGAAGAAACTTTCTGCAAAGCTTTTCTTAATTGCAACGGGTGCTTCTCCTTCTTTACCCCCGATTTCAGGACTTGAAGAAGTGGATTATCTAACAAGTACTACACTACTTGAATTAAAAAAGGTGCCTAAACGATTAACGGTTATTGGTTCAGGATATATAGGAATGGAGCTTGGGCAATTGTTTCATAATTTAGGTTCAGAAGTCACGCTTATGCAAAGAAGTGAGCGACTTTTAAAAGAATATGATCCAGAAATTTCAGAAGCAATAGAAAAAGCGTTAATTGCACAAGGTATTAACCTTGTCAAAGGGGCAACTTTTGAGCGTGTAGAACAAGGTGGAGAGATAAAAAAGGTTCATGTAACAGTAGATGGAAAGAAAAAAGTAGTGGAATCAGAGCAATTACTTGTTGCAACAGGAAGAAAACCAAATACGGATTCTTTAAATTTAATTGCAGCAGGGGTTGAAGTCGGAAAACGAAAAGAAATACTGATAAACGACTATGCTAGGACAAGTAATGAAAAGATTTATGCAGCAGGCGATGTAACATTAGGACCTCAATTTGTTTATGTAGCAGCAAATGAAGGTGGAATTGTTGCCGATAATGCGATTGGTGGGTTAAATGAAAAATTAGATTTATCCGTTGTTCCTGGAGTAACATTTACAAATCCTTCGATTGCAACGGTGGGATTAACAGAAGAACAAGCAAAAGAAAAAGGCTATGAAGTAAAAACATCTGTATTGCCTTTAGATGCTGTTCCAAGAGCGATAGTAAACCGTGGAACAACAGGTGTTTTCAAGCTTGTTGCTGACGCGAAAACATTAAAAGTGCTTGGGGTTCATATCGTATCTGAAAATGCAGGAGAGGTGATATATGCAGCGACATTAGCTGTTAAGTTTGGTTTAACCGTAGAGAATTTAAAAGACAGCCTTGCACCATATTTAACAATGGCAGAAGGATTAAAATTAGCTGCTCTTACATTTGATAAAGATGTATCGAAATTATCTTGTTGTGCAGGGTAA
- a CDS encoding glutaredoxin family protein, which translates to MNDFAIEIYTTPTCPDCKAAKEFLSQHNLNYAEHDIVENEENIKELNKLTGKKILFRQLRLMMSFLLDFRKTERLLKHYCYHRVSLLY; encoded by the coding sequence ATGAATGATTTTGCTATCGAAATCTATACAACTCCGACTTGCCCAGATTGTAAAGCAGCAAAAGAGTTTCTTTCTCAACATAATCTCAATTATGCTGAACATGATATTGTGGAAAATGAAGAAAACATTAAGGAACTAAACAAATTGACAGGGAAAAAAATATTGTTCCGACAATTAAGATTAATGATGAGTTTTTTATTGGATTTTCGCAAAACCGAGAGACTATTGAAACATTACTGTTATCATAGGGTGAGTTTATTATATTAA
- a CDS encoding DUF2933 domain-containing protein has product MGWETLLLLACPLMMLFCMKGMFSGNKEKETKGNQTQQSDLQSLQIKMADLIEQNHKLTQEVENLKNQTSEDSNIVKFKQA; this is encoded by the coding sequence GTGGGTTGGGAAACTTTATTATTACTGGCATGTCCTCTTATGATGTTATTCTGTATGAAAGGTATGTTTTCGGGAAATAAAGAAAAAGAAACCAAGGGAAATCAAACACAACAATCTGATTTACAATCATTACAAATTAAGATGGCAGATTTAATAGAGCAAAATCACAAACTGACACAGGAAGTAGAAAATTTAAAGAATCAAACAAGTGAGGATTCAAACATAGTTAAATTTAAACAAGCTTAA
- a CDS encoding MerR family transcriptional regulator, whose product MEVLSISKVAKQANINLETVRYYEKRGLIPEPPRTSAGYRIYSREYVDRIKFIKRAQELGFTLDEILQLLKISEGGHDAQTVKEFTSEKISGITGKINDLQRIKGTLQKLSDECPGSGAPSNKCPIIQDLTNN is encoded by the coding sequence ATGGAAGTTCTATCAATTAGTAAAGTAGCAAAGCAGGCTAATATAAACCTTGAGACAGTCCGTTATTACGAGAAAAGGGGTCTTATACCTGAGCCACCAAGAACATCAGCGGGGTATAGGATATATTCTAGAGAGTACGTTGACCGAATCAAGTTTATAAAAAGAGCACAAGAGCTTGGGTTTACACTTGATGAAATATTGCAGCTGTTAAAAATTTCAGAAGGTGGACATGATGCACAGACTGTAAAAGAATTTACATCTGAAAAAATAAGTGGAATTACTGGTAAAATCAATGACTTACAACGAATAAAGGGTACATTGCAAAAGCTATCAGACGAATGCCCAGGGTCTGGTGCACCCTCAAATAAATGCCCCATTATTCAAGATTTAACCAATAACTAA
- the copZ gene encoding copper chaperone CopZ encodes MANVTKSISVKGMSCNHCVNSIEGSLGQLNGVQSVKVDLKQELVAVSYNDEVVNAQDIYSEIEELGYDVVA; translated from the coding sequence ATGGCTAATGTAACAAAATCAATTTCAGTAAAAGGAATGTCTTGTAATCACTGCGTGAATTCAATCGAAGGTTCCTTAGGACAACTAAACGGTGTTCAATCGGTTAAAGTAGACCTTAAACAGGAGTTAGTTGCTGTATCGTATAACGATGAGGTAGTTAATGCACAAGATATTTATTCGGAAATTGAGGAATTAGGATACGATGTTGTGGCATAA